A genomic segment from Glycine max cultivar Williams 82 chromosome 1, Glycine_max_v4.0, whole genome shotgun sequence encodes:
- the LOC100805508 gene encoding UDP-glycosyltransferase 74B1-like: MIQQRQSNNVHVVVLHYPVQGHINPLVQFAKRLASKGIKATVATAHYTANSITAPNISVEPISDGFNEAGIAQTNNKVELFLTSFRTNGSRTLSQLIQYGLIELPVNVEDLPLRVPGLPPLDFWALPILLRFPESYPAYMAMKLSQFSDLPKAHWVFVNTFEALEAETNELLAHQATCCFVTHCGFNSTLESLVFLWCVCQWTDQSSNAVFLEQVWEVGVWPKEDEKGIARKQEFVTSLKVAMEGERSQEIRWDANKWKMLAREAFDEGGSSDNHINHFVNHLMNIRDVQKLVQ; the protein is encoded by the exons atgATTCAGCAGAGGCAAAGCAACAACGTGCATGTGGTTGTTCTGCATTACCCAGTACAAGGGCACATAAACCCTCTTGTTCAATTTGCAAAGAGGTTAGCCTCAAAAGGTATAAAGGCCACAGTTGCCACCGCCCATTACACTGCCAACTCCATTACCGCACCAAACATCAGCGTGGAACCAATCTCCGACGGCTTCAACGAAGCCGGCATTGCCCAAACCAATAACAAAGTTGAACTCTTCCTCACCTCGTTCAGAACAAACGGTTCAAGAACCTTGTCCCAACTCATACAGTATGGTTTGATTGAGCTCCCTGTGAACGTGGAAGATCTGCCCCTGCGTGTTCCTGGCCTTCCTCCGTTGGATTTCTGGGCACTCCCAATTCTCTTGAGGTTCCCAGAGAGCTATCCTGCTTACATGGCAATGAAATTGAGTCAATTCTCTGACTTGCCCAAAGCTCATTGGGTGTTTGTAAACACCTTTGAAGCATTAGAAGCCGAG actaatGAATTGCTGGCTCACCAAGCCACTTGTTGTTTTGTGACCCATTGTGGCTTTAATTCCACCCTTGAAAGCCTTGTGTTCCTGTGGTGTGTTTGCCAGTGGACTGACCAATCGTCTAATGCCGTGTTTTTGGAGCAAGTATGGGAGGTGGGAGTCTGGCCAAAGGAGGATGAGAAAGGAATTGCGAGGAAGCAAGAGTTTGTCACAAGTTTGAAGGTTGCAATGGAGGGTGAAAGAAGCCAAGAGATTAGATGGGATGCTAATAAATGGAAAATGTTGGCTAGAGAAGCATTTGATGAAGGAGGCAGCTCTGATAATCATATCAATCATTTTGTGAATCATTTGATGAATATTAGGGATGTGCAAAAAttagttcaataa
- the LOC100806041 gene encoding alpha-mannosidase: MAKKVTIVSHCFSAFLLFYLCGTVVCVKYNTGASVVPGKLNVHLIAHSHDDVGWLKTVDQYYVGSNNSIQGACVENVLDSVVVSLQLNQKRKFVFAEMAFFHRWWVEQTPQTQVQVRKLVDAGQLEFINGGWCMHDEATTHYIDMIDQTTLGHRFIKNQFNKVPRAGWQIDPFGHSAVQAYLLGAELGFDSVHFARIDYQDRAKRKVDKTLEVVWRSSKTFGSSAQIFANAFPVHYSPPSGFHFEINDDFVPVQDDPLLFDYNVEQRVKDFIAAAITQANVTRTNHIMWTMGDDFQYQNAESWFKQMDKLIHYVNKDGRVNALYSTPSIYTDAKNAANQPWPLKTDDYFPYADGPNAYWTGYFTSRPAFKRYVRILSGYYLAARQLEFFAGKKSTVGHTIDLGDALGVAQHHDAVSGTAKQHTTNDYAKRLAIGASRAEAVVSSSLYCLTSKKLGVQCSAPTSAFSQCQLLNISYCPPTEDGIPQAKSLVLVVYNPLGWNRSDIVRIPVNDANLVVKDSLGNNIETQYIEVDNVTANLREFYVKVYVGVSPQQAPKYWLLFQASVPPLGWSTYFISKTAKKGKNRIGFLSYQSSQNKDTIEVGPGNLKLSFSSESGQLIRMHNSKTGVAVPIQQSYLWYSSSQGEGQDSGAYIFRPHTPPNIVSRSVPFKIIRGPLVDEVHQEFSSWIYQVTRVYKDKEHAEIEYTIGPIPIEDGIGKEVITQMTANMVTDKEFYTDSNGRDFLKRVRDHRDDWPLQVHEPVAGNYYPLNLGIYVKDKKSELSVLVDRATGGGSIKDGQVELMLHRRMLFDDGRGVDERLDELVCQNDRCQGLTVRGNYYVGIHKLGAGSHWRRTTGQEVYSPLLLAFAHEDLGNWKAFHVTRGTVIDPNYNLPPNVALITLEVLDNGMVLLRLAHLYEAGEDAQLSTLTKVELKKMFATKMIRGLIEVSLSANQEKEKMKKKTWNVAGDKGQGSKSVRGGPVSHINLVVELGPMEIRSFLLKF, from the exons ATGGCAAAGAAAGTGACTATAGTTTCACATTGTTTCTCTGCTTTTCTCCTGTTTTATTTATGTGGGACAGTAGTTTGTGTCAAGTACAATACTGGAGCTAGTGTTGTGCCAGGCAAATTGAATGTTCATCTCATTGCTCATTCCCATGACGATGTTGGTTGGCTCAAAACCGTTGACCAATACTATGTTGGGTCCAACAATAGTATTCAA GGTGCATGTGTGGAGAATGTGCTGGACTCGGTGGTAGTGTCCCTTCAGCTTAACCAAAAGAGAAAGTTTGTGTTCGCTGAGATG GCTTTTTTCCATAGATGGTGGGTGGAACAAACTCCACAGACACAGGTGCAAGTGAGAAAGCTTGTGGATGCTGGCCAGCTAGAATTTAT AAATGGTGGTTGGTGCATGCATGACGAAGCCACGACTCACTACATAGACATGATTGATCAAACGACTCTTGGTCACCGCTTCATCAAAAACCAATTCAACAAGGTCCCTCGTGCAGGGTGGCAGATTGATCCCTTTGGACACTCTGCTGTTCAGGCTTACTTGCTTGGTGCTGAG CTTGGTTTTGATTCTGTGCACTTCGCTAGGATTGATTATCAGGACAGAGCTAAGCGCAAAGTTGATAAGACTCTTGAAGTTGTGTGGCGAAGCTCCAAGACATTTGGCTCTTCAGCCCAG ATTTTTGCCAATGCTTTTCCTGTTCATTATAGTCCCCCAAGTGGttttcattttgaaatcaatgatGACTTTGTTCCCGTACAG GATGATCCCCTTCTATTTGATTACAATGTTGAACAGCGAGTCAAGGACTTCATTGCTGCTGCTATTACACAA GCAAATGTGACTAGGACGAACCATATTATGTGGACAATGGGCGATGATTTCCAGTACCAAAATGCAGAGAGTTGGTTCAAACAAATGGATAAACTAATTCACTATGTTAATAAG GATGGCAGAGTGAATGCTTTATATTCTACTCCATCTATTTATACCGATGCAAAAAATGCTGCAAATCAACCATGGCCCCTGAAAACTGATGATTACTTCCC GTATGCGGATGGACCAAATGCTTATTGGACAGGCTATTTCACTAGTCGGCCAGCGTTTAAGCGATATGTTAGGATCCTTAGTGGATACTATTTG gcAGCACGACAACTTGAATTTTTTGCTGGAAAGAAATCCACTGTAGGCCACACTATAGACCTTGGAGATGCTCTCGGCGTTGCACAGCATCATGATGCTGTCTCTGGCACTGCCAAGCAACACACAActaatgactatgcaaaacgaCTTGCTATTGGAGCCTCAAGG GCTGAAGCTGTTGTTAGTTCTTCTTTGTATTGTCTTACTAGCAAGAAACTAGGGGTTCAATGCTCAGCACCTACATCGGCATTTTCCCAG TGTCAATTACTCAATATCAGTTACTGCCCACCAACAGAAGACGGTATTCCACAAGCGAAGAGTTTG GTATTAGTGGTGTATAACCCACTTGGATGGAATCGCAGTGACATTGTTAGAATACCA GTTAATGACGCAAatcttgttgtaaaagattCATTGGGAAATAACATTGAAACACAATATATAGAAGTGGATAATGTTacagcaaatttaagagaattcTATGTCAAAGTTTATGTGGGAGTGTCACCCCAACAAGCCCCAAAGTACTGGCTTCTATTTCAGGCTTCTGTACCTCCACTTGGATGGAGTACGTATTTCATTTCTAAAACAGCAAAAAAAG GCAAAAACAGGATTGGATTTCTCTCATACCAAAGCAGTCAAAACAAAGATACCATTGAAGTAGGTCCGGGAAATTTAAAGCTGTCATTTTCTTCAGAGTCTGGACAACTCATACGGATGCATAATTCCAAAACTGGA GTAGCTGTACCAATTCAGCAAAGCTATCTCTGGTATAGTTCCAGTCAAGGTGAAGGTCAG GATTCTGGTGCATATATATTTCGGCCTCATACCCCTCCAAATATTGTTTCAAGATCA GTGCCCTTCAAGATAATCCGCGGACCATTAGTTGATGAGGTTCATCAGGAGTTTAGTTCTTGGATTTACCAG gttaCTAGGGTCTATAAAGACAAAGAGCATGCAGAGATTGAATACACT attGGTCCAATTCCTATAGAGGATGGAATTGGAAAAGAGGTGATCACCCAAATGACAGCAAATATGGTTACAGACAAAGAGTTCTATACTGACTCTAATGGAAGAGATTTTTTGAAACGG GTTCGAGATCATAGGGATGATTGGCCACTTCAAGTTCATGAACCAGTAGCAGGCAACTATTATCCA CTCAATCTTGGAATTTATGTTAAGGATAAGAAATCTGAATTGTCGGTCTTAGTTGATCGGGCCACTGGAGGAGGCAGTATCAAAGATGGTCAGGTGGAACTTATGCTTCATAG GCGCATGCTCTTTGATGATGGCAGAGGAGTAGACGAACGTCTTGATGAACTAGTGTGCCAAAATGATAGATGTCAAGGACTAACA GTAAGAGGAAATTATTATGTGGGCATCCACAAACTTGGAGCTGGTTCACACTGGCGCCGTACAACTGGTCAGGAAGTTTATTCACCACTATTATTGGCTTTTGCACATGAG GACTTAGGAAACTGGAAGGCCTTTCATGTGACCAGAGGAACTGTCATTGATCCTAATTACAACTTACCTCCCAATGTTGCTCTGATAACTCTTGAG GTGTTGGATAATGGAATGGTGCTTCTCCGTTTGGCACATCTATATGAG GCTGGTGAAGATGCTCAGCTTTCAACTTTGACCAAAGTTGAATTGAAGAAAATGTTTGCCACAAAAATG ATAAGGGGATTGATTGAGGTTAGTTTATCAGCAAatcaagagaaggaaaaaatgaagaagaaaacatgGAACGTTGCAGGGGACAAGGGACAAGGGTCTAAATCAGTTAGGGGTGGCCCTGTCAGCCATATTAATCTCGTAGTTGAGCTTGGTCCCATGGAAATACGTTCTTTCCTGttgaaattctaa